Proteins encoded in a region of the Phoenix dactylifera cultivar Barhee BC4 chromosome 3, palm_55x_up_171113_PBpolish2nd_filt_p, whole genome shotgun sequence genome:
- the LOC120110166 gene encoding uncharacterized protein LOC120110166 isoform X2 → MVSSGYVKHTDEIQEEFGPAKTPSGYEAKDHISVHVSTSQRGLLDDKKHRNKFLRVAAAFPGKSMFVKFGSSSRLSSPSSKFRRMAEERDDISPVSQNRSGRFSVPFARKINWVSLWRMCKEWIRDPLNMVLFVWIACVAISGAILFLVMTGMLNGVLPRKSQRDTWFEVNNQILNALFTLMCLYQHPKRFHHLVLLCRWRPEDALKLRKIYCKNGTNKPNDWKHMMIVVILLHINCFAQYALCGLNLGYPRSKRPAIGVGLCISVAIGAPAIASVYNILSPLGKEYETEIDQEAKGQTSSAVDSRPAHLRLKSLEKRYSFIVGDESRVAESSPQWVGGLFDFWDDISLAYLSVFCSCCIFGWNMDRLGFGNMYVHIATFLLFCLAPFFIFNLAAVNIDNEVIRETLGITGFLLCIFGLLYGGFWRIQMRKKFNLPGNTFCCGKPAIADCFQWLCCCSCSLAQEVRTADYYDVVEDKLYLKEMNNSTPPMLFPLPREAGSTSFRSSPSSSQGDSNQSLLRMANLTSPIRSSGGLAPERHLPIVKDSSVQDPIF, encoded by the exons ATGGTTTCAAGTGGTTATGTGAAACACACAGATGAAATTCAGGAAGAATTTGGGCCAGCAAAAACACCTAGTGGTTACGAGGCAAAGGATCATATCTCTGTTCATGTTAGTACATCTCAAAGAGGACTTTTAGATGACAAGAAACACAGGAATAAATTTCTGAGGGTGGCAGCAGCTTTTCCAGGTAAATCCATGTTTGTGAAATTTGGATCTTCCAGTAGGTTGTCTTCCCCTTCGTCCAAGTTCCGGCGGATGGCAGAGGAAAGAGATGATATCTCTCCTGTAAGTCAAAATCGTTCTGGACGTTTCAGTGTGCCCTTTGCCAGGAAAATCAACTGGGTTTCTCTATGGAGAATGTGTAAGGAATGGATAAGAGATCCCTTGAACATGGTGCTGTTTGTTTGGATTGCCTGTGTTGCCATCTCAGGTGCTATCCTGTTCCTTGTCATGACTGGAATGTTGAATGGTGTGTTACCAAGAAAATCCCAACGAGACACCTGGTTTGAAGTCAACAATCAAATCCTCAATGCACTATTTACCCTTATGTGCCTCTATCAACATCCCAAACGATTTCACCATCTTGTGCTTTTGTGCCGATGGAGACCAGAAGATGCTCTAAAGCTCCGAAAAATATACTGCAAAAATGGAACAAACAAGCCTAATGACTGGAAGCATATGATGATCGTAGTGATTCTTCTTCATATCAATTGTTTCGCTCAGTATGCCTTGTGTGGTCTTAACTTAGGATACCCAAGATCCAAAAGACCTGCTATTGGAGTTGGCCTGTGCATATCTGTTGCAATTGGTGCACCAGCAATTGCCAGTGTGTACAACATTCTTAGCCCCCTCGGGAAGGAATATGAGACTGAAATAGATCAGGAAGCAAAGGGTCAGACTAGCTCTGCCGTTGATAGCAGACCTGCTCATCTCCGGCTGAAATCTTTAGAAAAGAGATACTCTTTTATTGTAGGTGATGAAAGCAGGGTTGCAGAAAGTAGCCCACAATGGGTGGGGGGACTGTTTGATTTCTGGGATGATATTTCTCTGGCGTATCTCtcagtgttctgcagctgctgtATTTTTGGATGGAATATGGATAGGCTTGGGTTTGGTAACATGTATGTTCATATAGCAACTTTCCTTCTGTTTTGTCTGGCTCCCTTTTTTATCTTCAACTTGGCAGCTGTCAATATCGACAATGAGGTTATTCGAGAAACATTGGGAATCACAGGCTTTTTGCTCTGCATCTTTGGTTTGTTGTATGGtggtttttggaggattcaGATGAGGAAGAAATTTAACCTTCCTGGAAATACCTTCTGTTGTGGTAAACCAGCAATTGCAGATTGTTTTCAATGGCTTTGCTGTTGTTCGTGTTCTCTTGCTCAGGAGGTGAGGACAGCAGACTACTACGATGTTGTGGAAGATAAATTATACTTGAAGGAAATGAACAATAGCACTCCACCAATGCTGTTCCCTCTGCCTCGTGAAGCTGGGTCTACTTCCTTCAGATCAAGCCCTAGCTCTTCACAGGGCGATTCCAACCAATCCCTCCTCAGGATGGCCAATTTAACAAGTCCTATCAGATCTTCAGGTGGTTTAGCTCCGGAACGGCATTTGCCCATCGTCAAGGACTCCTCAGTACAAG ACCCAATCTTTTGA
- the LOC120110166 gene encoding uncharacterized protein LOC120110166 isoform X1, which translates to MVSSGYVKHTDEIQEEFGPAKTPSGYEAKDHISVHVSTSQRGLLDDKKHRNKFLRVAAAFPGKSMFVKFGSSSRLSSPSSKFRRMAEERDDISPVSQNRSGRFSVPFARKINWVSLWRMCKEWIRDPLNMVLFVWIACVAISGAILFLVMTGMLNGVLPRKSQRDTWFEVNNQILNALFTLMCLYQHPKRFHHLVLLCRWRPEDALKLRKIYCKNGTNKPNDWKHMMIVVILLHINCFAQYALCGLNLGYPRSKRPAIGVGLCISVAIGAPAIASVYNILSPLGKEYETEIDQEAKGQTSSAVDSRPAHLRLKSLEKRYSFIVGDESRVAESSPQWVGGLFDFWDDISLAYLSVFCSCCIFGWNMDRLGFGNMYVHIATFLLFCLAPFFIFNLAAVNIDNEVIRETLGITGFLLCIFGLLYGGFWRIQMRKKFNLPGNTFCCGKPAIADCFQWLCCCSCSLAQEVRTADYYDVVEDKLYLKEMNNSTPPMLFPLPREAGSTSFRSSPSSSQGDSNQSLLRMANLTSPIRSSGGLAPERHLPIVKDSSVQGKDETMKPPVLSVIQR; encoded by the coding sequence ATGGTTTCAAGTGGTTATGTGAAACACACAGATGAAATTCAGGAAGAATTTGGGCCAGCAAAAACACCTAGTGGTTACGAGGCAAAGGATCATATCTCTGTTCATGTTAGTACATCTCAAAGAGGACTTTTAGATGACAAGAAACACAGGAATAAATTTCTGAGGGTGGCAGCAGCTTTTCCAGGTAAATCCATGTTTGTGAAATTTGGATCTTCCAGTAGGTTGTCTTCCCCTTCGTCCAAGTTCCGGCGGATGGCAGAGGAAAGAGATGATATCTCTCCTGTAAGTCAAAATCGTTCTGGACGTTTCAGTGTGCCCTTTGCCAGGAAAATCAACTGGGTTTCTCTATGGAGAATGTGTAAGGAATGGATAAGAGATCCCTTGAACATGGTGCTGTTTGTTTGGATTGCCTGTGTTGCCATCTCAGGTGCTATCCTGTTCCTTGTCATGACTGGAATGTTGAATGGTGTGTTACCAAGAAAATCCCAACGAGACACCTGGTTTGAAGTCAACAATCAAATCCTCAATGCACTATTTACCCTTATGTGCCTCTATCAACATCCCAAACGATTTCACCATCTTGTGCTTTTGTGCCGATGGAGACCAGAAGATGCTCTAAAGCTCCGAAAAATATACTGCAAAAATGGAACAAACAAGCCTAATGACTGGAAGCATATGATGATCGTAGTGATTCTTCTTCATATCAATTGTTTCGCTCAGTATGCCTTGTGTGGTCTTAACTTAGGATACCCAAGATCCAAAAGACCTGCTATTGGAGTTGGCCTGTGCATATCTGTTGCAATTGGTGCACCAGCAATTGCCAGTGTGTACAACATTCTTAGCCCCCTCGGGAAGGAATATGAGACTGAAATAGATCAGGAAGCAAAGGGTCAGACTAGCTCTGCCGTTGATAGCAGACCTGCTCATCTCCGGCTGAAATCTTTAGAAAAGAGATACTCTTTTATTGTAGGTGATGAAAGCAGGGTTGCAGAAAGTAGCCCACAATGGGTGGGGGGACTGTTTGATTTCTGGGATGATATTTCTCTGGCGTATCTCtcagtgttctgcagctgctgtATTTTTGGATGGAATATGGATAGGCTTGGGTTTGGTAACATGTATGTTCATATAGCAACTTTCCTTCTGTTTTGTCTGGCTCCCTTTTTTATCTTCAACTTGGCAGCTGTCAATATCGACAATGAGGTTATTCGAGAAACATTGGGAATCACAGGCTTTTTGCTCTGCATCTTTGGTTTGTTGTATGGtggtttttggaggattcaGATGAGGAAGAAATTTAACCTTCCTGGAAATACCTTCTGTTGTGGTAAACCAGCAATTGCAGATTGTTTTCAATGGCTTTGCTGTTGTTCGTGTTCTCTTGCTCAGGAGGTGAGGACAGCAGACTACTACGATGTTGTGGAAGATAAATTATACTTGAAGGAAATGAACAATAGCACTCCACCAATGCTGTTCCCTCTGCCTCGTGAAGCTGGGTCTACTTCCTTCAGATCAAGCCCTAGCTCTTCACAGGGCGATTCCAACCAATCCCTCCTCAGGATGGCCAATTTAACAAGTCCTATCAGATCTTCAGGTGGTTTAGCTCCGGAACGGCATTTGCCCATCGTCAAGGACTCCTCAGTACAAGGTAAAGATGAAACAATGAAGCCACCTGTCCTATCTGTGATACAAAGATAA